DNA sequence from the Candida dubliniensis CD36 chromosome 5, complete sequence genome:
ACAGTAATGATTGTATATGATttaaaattgttattgatCGTTGAATATCTAATTTTACTTgatcttcatctttatgAGGTGGTAATTCAACACATTGTAAATCttgtaaaaataaatctgTAGAAAATTTGTTATTTGAAAGTATTGAAGGTGGAAGATGGTTGTCATTTTTGATGGTAACATCTTTATTGTGGATGTTGCTATTATCATCTATACCTAATAAGATTGGCCATATTTTACATcttaattcattattaataagTCCATCAGTAGATCGAGCTAAATcagttaataatttaagTACTTCCTGTTTATCATTTGTTTTGGTGATTGtattataaattgttttaacttttaaatttttgatatGATCATTTAGGGGCAAATTATCTTCATTGCTTCGGTATAATGATTCTCCTAGAAAATCTATATccattgatgatgaaggtTGATAAGATATCTCAGATGTGATGACTGACATTGTAGAAAAAAAGtaatatatgtatatgttCTTAGAAAAGTCCGAAGAAGGAGATTGAATGTGTAtctaaaatcaattggaattaTCTTTGTATCTTGTCAatatggaaaaaaaaaaaaataaaagtagGAAGGAGTAATTggagtagtagtagtagtaataatagtagtCTAAAGCaagaaattagaaataatataaattgaatggagaaaataatgatagtAAATTAAGGAATTAATGTGTGttgaataattgaataattgaaGGATGAGGATGAGGATAAGGATGGAAGGAAACTGAGACAGTGTGAGTGTGTGAGTGTGAGTGAGTAAATAATTAACAAGATTGAATTTTGTGTGTGCATAGTAAAGTGATTGTGATTGTGGTGTGTGATGATGACAATGTGTGGGGGGCGTGTACAAAGTGACGAAAACAATTGTTATCAGATTACACGACCATCTCTTTAgcagataataataataataataataaattttattacAGTGAATTTCATTGGTTAATTATTAcacaaaattcaaatcttttttttttttgaacatTATTACACGTACTAAACTGGTAGCTCTACACTAATACTAatactacaacaacaacaactactactactactacttatCAACAAGTACTATATTGATATAAGACATTCTTATGATCTccattttgttgttcaCTTCACATATGAATTGGCAACAAAGTATAtatttgtgttttttttttttttttcactcaATTGAAGTCCCACCCCACAAAACTTCCTGATGGTATATATTGTTATGGTAAACGGAATCATTAACCAATTTCAAACTAATATTCCGTGCTCCCagaaatcaacaatcaaattatttggAACAATACCGAGCTactaaaaattaaattaaattaaattatgaaaaaaaaaaaaaaaaaaatctccagataattttcaatttgtccGTAATTCGGTTTcatctttgtttttttagaCGAAAATTAACCTCCACTTCTGGTGTATCTCTCTCtctgtgtgtgtgtgtgtatgtgtgggggggggggggggggggggggggagaCAGTCAGTTTCTATTTTTCAGATCTTAACTTtaacttctttttctttctatcTTTCTATCTTTCTatctttttggttttaaaCTTCAATCTATATTTTCCCAATTATGTCTGTTACATTAGCTACACCAATTGAAGATTctattgaattaaaatgGTCGGATAATGCTATTTCCAAATATCATAATATTTGGCTTAGAGATAATTGTCATTGTGATAAATGTCATTATTCATTAACCAAACAACGATTATTGAATTCAGCTACTATTAATCCAAATATTAAAcctaaatcaattgattgtaaACAAGATCAATTATATATAGTTTGGGATCAAGATAATCATGCATCAAATTATGATTTTAATTGGCTTAGATTACATTCTTATCAACCAAGATTAATTcctattgatgaaaaattgaaaaatggtaaaaaattattaaatcgAGAATTATGGCAAGttaaagatattgaaaataatttacctaaagttgattataataaaatcatGCAATCCAcgaatgatgatgatgatgataaggATGAGGATGTTATTAAAGATTGggttttaaaaatttggaaatatggattttgtttaattgataatgttCCAATAACTCCAGAAGATACTGAAAAATTAtgtgaaaaattgaattatattaGACCTACTCATTATGGAGGATTTTGGGATTTTACTTCTGATTTAGCTAAAGCTGATACTGCTTATACTAATTTTGATATTAGTAGTCATACTGATGGGACTTATTGGTCTGATACTCCAGGATTACAATTATTCCATTTATTATATCATGATGGTATTGGTGGTACTACTTCATTAGTTGATGCATTTAAATGTGCTGAAATATTGAAACAGAAATATCCAGAAAgttatgaaattttttgtCGTATCCCAGTACCAGCTCATTCTGCTggtgaagaaaaagtttGTATTCAACCCGATGAATTTAATccaatatttaaattaaatgatcaAGGTCAATTATTACAAGTAAGATGGAATCAAAGTGATCGATCAACAATGGATAATTGGGAAAACCCTAATGAAGATATTCCCAAATTTTATCAAGCTATACGTAATTGGGTAGAAATTATTACTTCACCAGAAAATGAAATGTGGTATCAAATGAAACCAGGTCaatgtttaatttttgataattggAGAGTTTTCCATCTGAGAAGTGAATTTACCGGGAAAAGAAGATTATGTGGAGCTTATTTTGAAAGAGATGATTTTGTTagtaaattaaaattactCGTATTAGGTAGACAAGCCGTATTAGATGccatttaaaaaaaaaaaaaaaaaaaaaatgagtgttgtatttcatttatacatatctatatatatatatatatatatatatatgtatattcAAACATCCAAAATATATAGACTGTTCTTATGTTTAAACAAAGATGGGGATTTTATCCCAATCCCAAGGATCATTAAATCTTAATCCAATATCTAATTTAGAAATAGCTTGTAAATCTTCATCagttaaatcaaaatcaactaCTGCCAAATTTTGAGCTAATCTATCGggattatttgatttaggAATAACAGCAATATTTCTTTGAGTAGCCCAtcttaataatatttgagCTGATGATTTACCATGTTTATCagcaattgatttaataatttcatgTTCAAATAAAGTTGGAGTATCTAAAGCTTTTTTAGATTGTAATTCTAAAAATGATTGAGGACCAAATGATGAATAAGCAGTAATGGCAATTCCTTGATTTTgaacaaattcaattaatcttggttgttgtaaatAAGGATGATGTTCAATTTGTAAAACTGCTGGTTTTATAGTGGCCCCTCtaattaaatcataaaTTAATCCACCATTAAAATTAGAAATcccaattgatttaattttccctaaattaaccaatttttctaatgCTTTCCAAGTATCTAATAATGGAACATTTTCATAATGGAATTTAttatcaccaccatcaccaccacaatAAAATCCTGGAGGATATTTTTCTTCCAATGGAACAAATTTAAATGCAATTGggaaatgaattaaaaataaatctaaataatctaaatttaaatcatttaatgttttatttaaagctttttcaacattttctGGTGAATGATAATTATTCCATAATTTTGatacaataaataattcttcaCGTTTAACTAATCCTTCTTTAATAGCACGATTTATCCCTTCACcaacttctttttcattaccATAATCTTCAGCTCCATCAAATAATCTATACCCAGTTTTAATGGcattataaatttgatcAGCAGCAGTGGCATTAGTAACTTTCCAACAACCAAATCCAACAATTGGCATTTCATAACCagaatttaatttaatagtAGGTGTGGTAGGTGTGGTAGGTGTAGTAGTAGACATTGTAGAATatgatttataataattgaatttattaactaAATAACAAGAGGAATAAGAAGAATaagaagaataagaataagaagaaGGTGATGAAATTCTTGTTTGTCTAAGGAGAAATTGtttgatatttatatacTTGTTGGAATTCCCCTTAAATAACATTATGAGGGAGGGAGGTGGGGAGGGGGGGCGTCAGGAAGAAATTACTCAAAATCgactgaaaaaaaaaaaaaaatagtcTCTGGCGGTAGTAGCGGTGATGGTGGGTGGTGGCAGCAGATTCGTActgacaaaaaaaaagtgtgGTGTAGTGCAGTAAGAGCAAATTACAAATATGCCTTTGTTTACcaatttatattcaaaaCAATGAAGTGAAGTTCGttccaaataataaaacaaatcaagTCTTATATAAACTGTGAATACATATATAAGTAATCAGCCAATTAAACCCCCCGCCCCTAAAACCCAATActtgttttatttctttctgtATATTAGAAAGTAAATTGTTAAAAAGATGGAtttggtaaaaaaaaaaaaaatcaataaaatgaaTTCATTTCAAAGGAAGGTTAATCcgaggaggaggaggaggtggtggtggaggagACAcacaataatattaataaacaataaatctttatgtactaaaaaaattatatggggagattttattttaaatcGAAAGCGATACCTGCGTAGGTGAAAGGTG
Encoded proteins:
- a CDS encoding TauD/TfdA-family taurine catabolism dioxygenase, putative (Similar to S. cerevisiae FMP12); translated protein: MSVTLATPIEDSIELKWSDNAISKYHNIWLRDNCHCDKCHYSLTKQRLLNSATINPNIKPKSIDCKQDQLYIVWDQDNHASNYDFNWLRLHSYQPRLIPIDEKLKNGKKLLNRELWQVKDIENNLPKVDYNKIMQSTNDDDDDKDEDVIKDWVLKIWKYGFCLIDNVPITPEDTEKLCEKLNYIRPTHYGGFWDFTSDLAKADTAYTNFDISSHTDGTYWSDTPGLQLFHLLYHDGIGGTTSLVDAFKCAEILKQKYPESYEIFCRIPVPAHSAGEEKVCIQPDEFNPIFKLNDQGQLLQVRWNQSDRSTMDNWENPNEDIPKFYQAIRNWVEIITSPENEMWYQMKPGQCLIFDNWRVFHSRSEFTGKRRLCGAYFERDDFVSKLKLLVLGRQAVLDAI
- the XYRA gene encoding NAD(P)H-dependent D-xylose reductase I,II, putative is translated as MSTTTPTTPTTPTIKLNSGYEMPIVGFGCWKVTNATAADQIYNAIKTGYRLFDGAEDYGNEKEVGEGINRAIKEGLVKREELFIVSKLWNNYHSPENVEKALNKTLNDLNLDYLDLFLIHFPIAFKFVPLEEKYPPGFYCGGDGGDNKFHYENVPLLDTWKALEKLVNLGKIKSIGISNFNGGLIYDLIRGATIKPAVLQIEHHPYLQQPRLIEFVQNQGIAITAYSSFGPQSFLELQSKKALDTPTLFEHEIIKSIADKHGKSSAQILLRWATQRNIAVIPKSNNPDRLAQNLAVVDFDLTDEDLQAISKLDIGLRFNDPWDWDKIPIFV